The genomic DNA GAGGACTTTCTTCTCTGATGTCCACGAGCTCGACTTGGAAACCCTGAAGGCGGATATCCTCACCAGCGGAAATCTTCGTTTGCGCTTGCCGAACTATTCCCCGGACGGCGAAACCCTGTCCGTCCTCGGAGATAACATGGCATATGCAGGTTCAACGCTCACAAGGGTTTGGACGCTTGATCGAAAGACAAGGGAATTGATCTGTCTCACTGAGGACTCGGACGTGGAATGCAGCGACGTGGCCATCAATGATATGGGGACGGGAACGGCCGGCGGCGCGGTATGGTCAAAGGATGGCCAATCGCTGTACTTCGCTGCGAGCGACCGCGGTGCCACCAACCTTTACCGCATCACATTGGAGCGTGAAATCACCACGATCATCGATGGGAAGCGGCAGGTGTACGGCTACAGCATGGACTCCGCTCAGGACAATATCCTGTTTGCCGTCAGCCAATATGATATTCCGGGAGATCTATTTATCTTGGATTCTAGTGGTGAGAAGAGGCTCTCGTGGGAAAACGAGGATGCCTTGAAGGAGATCGAACTCTCCGTTCCTCAAGAATTCCCGATTCAGGCAGAGGACGGAACGGTTCTTCAAGGATGGATCATGAAGCCTGTTGGCAGCAATGAAACATCCCACCCCCTTGTCGTTGAAATCCACGGTGGTCCCCATGCCATGTACAGCTACGGATTCATGCACGAGTTTCAGGTGCTTGCATCCAAGGGATACGGCGTCCTTTATACAAATCCGAGGGGGAGCCACGGGTACGGTCAGACCTTCGTGGATGCCGTCCGGGGCCGGTACGGGGGAATCGATTATGAAGACATCATGACGACACTGGACCAGGCGCTCGAGACGTTCGACTGGATCGACCCGGATCGCCTCGGTGTCACCGGCGGAAGCTACGGCGGGTTCATGACAAACTGGATCGTAGGTCAGACCGACCGCTTCAAGGCAGCCGCCACCCAGCGCTCGATCAGCAACTGGATCTCCTTCTTCGGCGTCAGCGATATCGGTTATTACTTCACGGAATGGGAGCATAAGACGACCATCCTCGAGGATCCCGATGAGCTGTGGCGCATCTCCCCCTTGCGCTATGTGAAGAACGTAGACACACCGCTCCTGATCCTTCACAGCGAGAACGACCTTCGCTGTCCAATCGAGCAGGCGGAACAGCTGTATATCGCACTGAAGCAACTGAAGAAGGAAACGCGTTTCGTCCGGTTCCCGGAATCCAATCACGAGCTGTCACGAAGCGGCAAACCGGGTCTGAGGCTCATCCGCCTCGATGAAATCACCGATTGGTTCGATCAGTATTTAAGATAAAGGAGAGATGCGAGATGAACGTCTTACTCACTGGATTCGAAGCCTTCCTCGGCATGGAATCCAACCCGACTGAAATCATCGTCCGTGAGCTCGACGGATCGGTCGTGGCCGGGAATACCATCATCGGCAAAGTACTTCCCGTCGACTTCACCCAGTCGGCGGGCATCCTCCTCGAAGCCATCCATGAGCATGAACCTGACGTCGTCCTGTCCCTTGGACTTGCTGCAGGAAGGAACCGCATCACCCCAGAGAGGATTGCCATCAATTGCATGGACGGGGAACCCGACAACGCAGGAAACCGCTATGATGGGCAAAAAATCATCGAAGATGCTCCCGATGCGTATTTCTCGACCCTGCCCATCAAGGAATTTGAAATGGAGCTCCGCAGGCAATCACTGCCCGCCGGCATCTCCAATACGGCCGGGACCTATCTGTGCAACCAGATCATGTACGCCGCCAGGCATCATATCGAAACACATCAGCTGAAGATCCGCTCAGGATTCGTCCATATTCCGGCGCATCACGGACTTGCTTTGGATAATAAAAAGCTTCCATCTTGGTCTGTAGGGGATTTAGTAGAGAGTGTGCGGGTGATGGTCGGTATTTTGTAAAATTCGTTAAACGGAAAGAGCGGGATGCTTATATGCTCCCGCCCTTTTTTATCTCATTCGTTCTTTTTTCGGCCGGCCAAAACCTGAATACATACTCTTCAATTGTTCCGGATTTTGGAGGATATACATGTATCGGTGCAGGTATGTAGCTATGTACGCCATGATCAAGATCAGTACAGAGTAAGCGCCAACCAATACCATCATCTTAAAGGATTTCGACACGGTTAAAGAGAGCAGGAATTGAGCCGCGATGTATCCCATACTTGACGCAGTAATGATCGGGGACAGATTGAAGCTTGAAGGATCCTCATCCAGCCTGTCATAGGTCCCGGAATACAACATCCGGTAATTAAAGATTTGAAAAAATACGAGGGCAGCAACCAGAAGGACGGCACTGATCACAGCATAAAGCGGCCCCTCCACTCCTACATGCACATACATTAATTTTTGGGAAACGATGAAATATAAGTAAGCTACGGCGACACCCAACACACCCATGTATAAGAAATAGGATCTTTCAAACTTAAAGGGTGCCACGAGGTAGACGATCCCCCACATGTTCATGAGTATGACTGGGATCATGCCCGCCCAGAAGAATCCTCTATGAAAAGGGTCACTAAGGAGAGGGATACCCCCGAGAAAGTCCATGAATATTAGTAAGAATACTACTACATTCTGCCGATTTTCCGTAGGGAATTGCATATGAGTCAGGTAAAAGTCGGGTAAATCTTTCTCTTGTTTTTTCGGTTTATTCACTCTAGGGTCACCTCTTATTTTGATAATCTTGTATTATATAAATGCGAATTTCCAATTTTTTAACACCTTTATCATGATTGTATCGTTTTTGGTTTCTTTTTACCAAATATCATTCCTCCCACTTCGCTACTCTCAAATCTCTTCCAAACCTCATAATCTACTCATAAAAAAGAAGCATAGAATCCTATGCTCCTCACTTCAACCCCTGCGGAAACGTAAACACATTGAACGGGTCATATTTTCGATTGATCCGGTTGAGCGCCGGGGCGTTCCCTCCAAAATACTCCCTCTCATAGTTCGGTAGATTGCTAATGGGAAAATTAACAAACGATCCCTTCGTAATGAGTTTGATGGATTGGAAACGTTCCTGGACCCATTCGCGGTTGACCTTGGCAGCACAGTCGTCCGTCCAGACGGATTGTATGCCGAGGATATAGCGGGCGTCACGGAAGAAGAAAGCGGTCTCGCGTTTTCCTACGCTTTCAATGGCACCGCCCATGGCATAGAACGAAACGGCGGCGTAGACGGACCCCTCTGCGGGATGCTGGACAAGGCCAGCGATTTTTGAGAGTTCCTTCCCTGAGTAGGTCCTCTGTACGAATCGACCCGTGGATTTGAATTTCTCTGATGGAGGATAGGTCGCCTCCACCTTCTTCACCGCTTCCAGGAAAGAGGATTCTTCCAGCTCTTCACAGTATCCTTCCACCGCGCTGAACGGCTGGAGGAGTGCACTGGCTTCTGCCGGTGTCCCGTAAAAGAATCCCCGCGCAAATATGCCGAGTCCTTCCCCTTCGGCATTGTAGAAGCTTGCTACGACAGTCATGCGGGGATCGAGGTCTGGCAGCCACTTCTGCCAGATATCCATGACGTTTGCCTGTTTGTCCCTCGTGGTGCCGTCATAGAAAAACTGAACCAATGTAACGGTTGGATTGTTCGGTTCCGGCAGCTGAAACGTCATGCCCACCACGACACCGAAGTTCCCGCTCCCTGCCCCACGGCAAGCCCAGAACAGGTCGGCATTCGTGTCCTTATTCGCCTTGATCAGCTTCCCCTGATCGTTAACCAGTTCCAATTCAAGTAAGCTATCGCAACCCAGTCCGAGAAGCCTGCTCGAGTATCCCCAGCCTCCCCCGAGGGTGAATCCCGACACCCCCACCGTCGGGCATGTCCCACCGGGAAACGCATAACCGTTGGACCCGACAAAATCATACACCGCTGTGTTTTTTGCACCGGCCTCCATCCTGAGGAGATTCTTCTCACGATCAAGCTCGAGCCTGTTCAGACGGCTGATATCGATGACGAGGAGGCAGTTCCCAGTGGAATATCCCTCATAGTGATGCCCGCCCGACCGGATACGGATCGGCACACACCGCTTCCTTGCCCAGCGCACCGCGTTCGCTACATCCTGCTTGTCCCCGCAGTAGACGATGACAAGGGGAAATTTATTGATTGCCCGGTTCCACTCCTGGCGGGATTCTTCATATTCCGGCGTTTTCGGGGTCACGATCTCACCCGTCAGTCCTTCAAAAAACCACGATTCTAACTTCATACCTTTCACCTCTATGAATACTTATATCTACTAGTATCGTATTCATGGCTGGTAGAAAGGTGCGCAGGAGAACAATTCGATTTCCTATTTTTACCTTTATTCACTTTGCATTTGATATACTGAAGAAAACCGAAAAGAGGAATTGGCCTATGACCGATGCAGAAGGAAAAGAACGCCTCATTCTAAAGAGCGAAGAAGCATTTCAGACCCTCATGAACCTCATCACCTCCATTCCACCTAGGAAGAGGAAAGAATCCATCATCACCGATGAAAGAGACAAGAACTTCCGCGATGTCCTCATGCATCTGTACGAATGGCACAGCATGCTTGAGCGCTGGTACCGCGAAGGGATGGACGGGGACGAGCCTTCCATGCCCGCACCCGGATACCAGTGGCGGGATATCGGTGCCCTGAATCAGAAGATCTGGGATGACTATCAGGAGGTTCCCTTGAATAAGGCCATTAAAAAGGTCACGAAAAGCCACACGCGGGTGATGGACCTCATCAACAGGCACTCAACGGAGGAAATCATGACGAAGAAATACGTTAAGTGGACGAAAACGAGTCATCTCTATAGTTATTTTGCAGCGAATACATATAAGCATTATGAGTGGGCGCTCAGGAAGTGTGCAGAAATAAAAGGTGGGTTAATGTCCGATACAATGAGGTGAAAATTACCTTCTTGTCAAGACGGGAACCCTGTGCTATAGTACCTGTAAGCGTTTTAAACAAATACTATTAATTGGCGTGTTACTGGTAAAGCAGGCAAGACCAAAATAATTTGCTCCATTCCATCCGTGGAATCGGTGCACATTGTTTTGGTCTTTTTTTATTGTCCTATCAGGCCGCTTCAAGGGGATGAAAGCATGAATTATTCTAAATTGGGGAAAGAGATCCTGGCATTATCCGGAGGGAAGGATAATGTATCCATGGTCACACACTGTGCTACTAGATTGAGATTCGAATTCTATGATTCTTCAAAGGTGAAAAGAAAAGAAATCGAGGGCCTTCAGGGCGTCATCTCCGTCGTCGATAAAGGCGGACAGTACCAGGTGATCATCGGCAATGAAGTACAGCAGGCCTACCGTGCTATCAAGGAAGAGCTCGGTGAGGGCGTAAACCCTTCAAAAGAGCCTCGCGAAGGGGAAAAAGAAGAGAAAAAAGGATATATCACCCGTCTCATCAGTGTCATCTCGACTACTTTCACTCCATTTATCCCTGCCATCATCGGTGCTGGTATGATCAAGGCCGTTTTGGCTGTACTCGTCTTGACCGGGGTATTGACCGAAGAAAGTCAAACGTACTTTATATTGAATACGGTTGCAGATGCTGCCTTCTTCTTCATGCCGATGCTCCTTGCATACGGGGCATCCATCAAGTTCAAGACCAACCCGGTGCTGTCCATGACCATCGCCGGTGTGCTTCTTCATCCGAATTGGGGAACCTTCCTGACTTCAGGGGATGATTTATTCTTCATGGGCATCCCGGTGCGTCTGACTGATTACGCTGGTTCTGTCCTGCCAATCATCATCACGGTCTGGATTATGTCTTATATAGAGCGATTCGCTGAATGGGTGTCCCCATCGGTCATTAAATTCTTTTTAAAGCCACTGCTTATCCTGATTATCACGGCTCCACTTGCCGTGGTCATCATCGGGCCAATCGGAACATATTTGAACGACCTGGTAGCAGCAGGTGCAGACGGTATCAACAACCACGCAAGCTGGCTGATCCCGATGCTGATGGGTGGATTGCAGCCATTCCTCCTGATCACCGGGACGGCTTGGGCCATGACACCGATTGCCACGACCCAGCTTTCCAATAACGGATCGGAGATGATCAACGGGCCGGGAATGCTGGCATCAAACATTGCACAAGGTGCCGCCACTCTTGCCGTCGCAGTTAAGTCGAAGAACAAGGAATTGAAGCAGCTCGCAGGTTCCGCAGGGTTTACAGCCCTTGTGGGAATTACAGAACCATCTCTATATGGAGTC from Rossellomorea marisflavi includes the following:
- a CDS encoding S9 family peptidase, with amino-acid sequence MTKGLSSRELLDFSFISDPQISPDGKRALFVKRTVLNDERYRSNLYHINLVTGEISPFTHGDASDTQPRWSPDGKSIVFVSDRSGKRQLWRIAADGGEAREVTSFKHGASQPVWSPDGKKIIVTAPLREEEGLEKAGESKEESTLKPFITTSMQYKSDAEGFSDGTYRQLVLLDLETGTETVLTSGPYDHGIPAFSPDGSTVAYCANRSADPERTFFSDVHELDLETLKADILTSGNLRLRLPNYSPDGETLSVLGDNMAYAGSTLTRVWTLDRKTRELICLTEDSDVECSDVAINDMGTGTAGGAVWSKDGQSLYFAASDRGATNLYRITLEREITTIIDGKRQVYGYSMDSAQDNILFAVSQYDIPGDLFILDSSGEKRLSWENEDALKEIELSVPQEFPIQAEDGTVLQGWIMKPVGSNETSHPLVVEIHGGPHAMYSYGFMHEFQVLASKGYGVLYTNPRGSHGYGQTFVDAVRGRYGGIDYEDIMTTLDQALETFDWIDPDRLGVTGGSYGGFMTNWIVGQTDRFKAAATQRSISNWISFFGVSDIGYYFTEWEHKTTILEDPDELWRISPLRYVKNVDTPLLILHSENDLRCPIEQAEQLYIALKQLKKETRFVRFPESNHELSRSGKPGLRLIRLDEITDWFDQYLR
- a CDS encoding pyroglutamyl-peptidase I, which produces MNVLLTGFEAFLGMESNPTEIIVRELDGSVVAGNTIIGKVLPVDFTQSAGILLEAIHEHEPDVVLSLGLAAGRNRITPERIAINCMDGEPDNAGNRYDGQKIIEDAPDAYFSTLPIKEFEMELRRQSLPAGISNTAGTYLCNQIMYAARHHIETHQLKIRSGFVHIPAHHGLALDNKKLPSWSVGDLVESVRVMVGIL
- a CDS encoding FAD-dependent oxidoreductase, with the protein product MKLESWFFEGLTGEIVTPKTPEYEESRQEWNRAINKFPLVIVYCGDKQDVANAVRWARKRCVPIRIRSGGHHYEGYSTGNCLLVIDISRLNRLELDREKNLLRMEAGAKNTAVYDFVGSNGYAFPGGTCPTVGVSGFTLGGGWGYSSRLLGLGCDSLLELELVNDQGKLIKANKDTNADLFWACRGAGSGNFGVVVGMTFQLPEPNNPTVTLVQFFYDGTTRDKQANVMDIWQKWLPDLDPRMTVVASFYNAEGEGLGIFARGFFYGTPAEASALLQPFSAVEGYCEELEESSFLEAVKKVEATYPPSEKFKSTGRFVQRTYSGKELSKIAGLVQHPAEGSVYAAVSFYAMGGAIESVGKRETAFFFRDARYILGIQSVWTDDCAAKVNREWVQERFQSIKLITKGSFVNFPISNLPNYEREYFGGNAPALNRINRKYDPFNVFTFPQGLK
- a CDS encoding ClbS/DfsB family four-helix bundle protein yields the protein MTDAEGKERLILKSEEAFQTLMNLITSIPPRKRKESIITDERDKNFRDVLMHLYEWHSMLERWYREGMDGDEPSMPAPGYQWRDIGALNQKIWDDYQEVPLNKAIKKVTKSHTRVMDLINRHSTEEIMTKKYVKWTKTSHLYSYFAANTYKHYEWALRKCAEIKGGLMSDTMR
- a CDS encoding beta-glucoside-specific PTS transporter subunit IIABC, whose amino-acid sequence is MNYSKLGKEILALSGGKDNVSMVTHCATRLRFEFYDSSKVKRKEIEGLQGVISVVDKGGQYQVIIGNEVQQAYRAIKEELGEGVNPSKEPREGEKEEKKGYITRLISVISTTFTPFIPAIIGAGMIKAVLAVLVLTGVLTEESQTYFILNTVADAAFFFMPMLLAYGASIKFKTNPVLSMTIAGVLLHPNWGTFLTSGDDLFFMGIPVRLTDYAGSVLPIIITVWIMSYIERFAEWVSPSVIKFFLKPLLILIITAPLAVVIIGPIGTYLNDLVAAGADGINNHASWLIPMLMGGLQPFLLITGTAWAMTPIATTQLSNNGSEMINGPGMLASNIAQGAATLAVAVKSKNKELKQLAGSAGFTALVGITEPSLYGVTLKLKKPLIAAMIGGACGGIYAGLSGLVRYAFVSPGLAAIPAFIGENPMNIVHAFITIVIAFTVAFATTWILGFEDPVDGSPQKEEAVSTQDHVIKSPLEGQALPLNEVNDHVFSNELIGKGLAILPSKGEVRAPFTGEIVTLMASKHAVGLRSTTGIEVLIHVGIDTVNLQGEFYETHIQQGDRVQEGDLLITFDIDAIQAKGYETVTPVIITNHADFGPLMTDETTAVSIGDTLMELSKKEEE